The following coding sequences are from one Candidatus Nitrosopumilus sp. SW window:
- a CDS encoding branched-chain amino acid transaminase, producing the protein MKLPLSKYVWFDGKYVLTEKAQVPITTHAIHYGTSIFEGIRAYWNGKNLHVFRLDEHVKRFRRSGQFYNISLNFSDKEITDAITGICKKNKLKKSCYIRPFYFVGDYGINLHVTEKAPTNVAIFTFPFGDLFNKNGISAGIVSWRKFSDISTPPQAKMGGNYLNSIIATQEAKRNGFDEAILLDHNGNVSEAPGENIFIVREGQIATPSLASAALEGITRDAIIKIAKDLDIEIVERDITRSELAISDEIFLTGTAAEITPIIALDGKKMSNGKPGDITKKMMDEYTDIVMNKNEDYSHWLTAVY; encoded by the coding sequence ATGAAACTTCCACTTTCAAAATATGTTTGGTTTGATGGAAAATATGTTCTGACAGAAAAAGCACAAGTTCCAATTACAACACATGCAATACATTATGGAACATCTATCTTTGAAGGTATTAGAGCATATTGGAATGGAAAAAATCTACATGTGTTTAGACTAGATGAACATGTAAAACGATTTAGAAGATCAGGACAATTTTATAATATTTCATTAAATTTTTCAGATAAAGAGATTACAGATGCAATAACAGGAATATGTAAAAAAAACAAACTCAAAAAATCATGTTACATTAGGCCATTTTATTTTGTTGGAGATTATGGAATAAACCTACATGTTACTGAGAAAGCTCCAACAAATGTTGCAATCTTCACATTTCCTTTTGGAGATTTATTTAACAAGAACGGTATTTCAGCAGGAATTGTATCTTGGAGAAAATTCTCAGACATATCAACCCCACCACAAGCAAAGATGGGAGGGAACTATCTAAATTCAATCATAGCAACACAAGAAGCAAAAAGAAATGGCTTCGACGAAGCTATTTTACTTGATCACAACGGAAATGTTAGTGAGGCGCCTGGAGAAAATATTTTTATCGTTAGAGAAGGTCAAATTGCAACACCATCTTTAGCATCAGCCGCATTAGAAGGCATTACTCGTGATGCAATAATCAAAATTGCAAAAGATTTGGATATTGAGATAGTTGAAAGGGACATTACAAGAAGTGAACTTGCAATATCTGACGAGATATTTTTAACAGGAACTGCAGCTGAAATCACTCCCATAATTGCACTTGATGGAAAAAAGATGAGTAATGGAAAACCAGGAGACATTACAAAGAAGATGATGGATGAGTATACAGACATAGTAATGAACAAAAATGAGGATTATTCTCATTGGTTGACTGCGGTGTATTAG
- a CDS encoding glycosyltransferase 4 family protein: MIDLVIPAFVSCIVAFFVVFVTIPPLIKFLQKRNMAVKDMNKKENVMIVRPGGPSIILGIIASEIVLYAFLQLNEIIAIIITTSAAFAIGYVDDRKVMGGWFKPVTLAIAAIPIIVFGAYDTDLAFPLFGEVQIPALYLGLILLMIPITGNTINSIDVLNGVASGFMVIASFSLSICLFIVQNYEIAIVSLPLGFVSLAFYKYHKIPSKIFPGDSGALTLGAMYGSIAIVGGVEIIAAVALLPAVINSFLFLSSVKKIVEHRQIKGKPVEHTEDFKLKATNDKTAPVTLVRLILAGGPLSEKQVGLAIFKLAIFSGILAVITAFMMGGSL; the protein is encoded by the coding sequence TTGATTGATTTAGTGATCCCAGCATTTGTTTCCTGTATTGTTGCATTTTTTGTTGTTTTTGTAACCATCCCTCCACTAATCAAATTCTTACAAAAACGAAACATGGCGGTAAAAGATATGAACAAAAAAGAAAATGTTATGATTGTCAGACCTGGTGGGCCATCTATTATTTTAGGAATTATTGCTTCAGAAATTGTTTTGTATGCATTTTTACAACTAAATGAAATCATTGCAATAATTATTACAACTAGTGCTGCATTTGCAATAGGATATGTAGATGATAGAAAAGTTATGGGAGGATGGTTTAAACCTGTAACTCTTGCTATTGCAGCAATTCCAATAATTGTATTTGGTGCATATGATACTGATCTTGCATTTCCATTATTTGGCGAAGTGCAAATTCCAGCTTTATATCTTGGATTAATACTATTGATGATTCCAATTACTGGAAACACAATAAACTCTATTGATGTTCTAAATGGTGTAGCAAGTGGCTTTATGGTAATAGCAAGTTTTTCATTGTCTATCTGTTTGTTTATTGTACAAAACTATGAGATTGCAATTGTTAGTTTACCATTAGGATTTGTTTCATTAGCATTTTATAAATACCATAAAATACCAAGTAAAATTTTCCCAGGTGATTCGGGAGCTTTGACTTTGGGTGCAATGTATGGCTCTATTGCAATTGTTGGAGGTGTAGAAATTATTGCAGCAGTTGCATTGCTTCCTGCAGTGATTAACTCATTCTTGTTCCTCTCAAGCGTAAAAAAAATAGTAGAACATAGACAAATCAAGGGAAAACCTGTAGAACACACTGAAGATTTCAAACTAAAAGCAACCAATGATAAGACTGCACCTGTGACTTTGGTAAGATTAATTCTAGCTGGAGGCCCACTGTCTGAAAAACAAGTAGGCCTTGCAATATTCAAACTAGCAATATTTTCAGGTATCTTGGCCGTAATTACTGCATTTATGATGGGTGGTTCTCTTTGA
- a CDS encoding ferredoxin family protein: protein MPIDEKFVENLEVTGKTLHSDGENKHFIWGNGRTDGEAFSNDDVKAAYEARGEEQVPLGIHGTTVAVDWDSCVAAGSCMSVCPVQTFQWYRTEKDIPAKDVVGATFDGTGLTEQDERLDYTDKSMPIREHDCTQCMACQEACPTHAILIEPSYQEFHEKADGSYVKMESSSVNPHAHD from the coding sequence ATGCCAATAGATGAGAAATTTGTTGAAAATCTAGAAGTCACTGGAAAGACATTGCACTCAGATGGTGAAAATAAACACTTCATCTGGGGTAACGGCAGAACTGATGGTGAGGCATTTTCAAACGATGATGTCAAAGCAGCATATGAAGCAAGAGGCGAAGAACAAGTTCCTCTTGGAATTCACGGTACAACTGTAGCAGTTGACTGGGACTCTTGTGTTGCAGCAGGTTCTTGCATGAGTGTCTGTCCTGTTCAAACCTTCCAATGGTATAGAACTGAAAAAGATATCCCAGCAAAAGATGTAGTTGGTGCAACTTTTGACGGAACTGGTTTAACAGAACAAGATGAACGTCTAGATTACACAGATAAATCAATGCCAATCAGAGAACATGATTGTACACAATGTATGGCTTGCCAAGAAGCATGTCCAACACACGCAATCCTGATTGAACCATCTTACCAAGAGTTTCACGAAAAAGCTGATGGCTCTTATGTAAAAATGGAATCAAGCTCTGTAAATCCACACGCACACGATTAA
- a CDS encoding acyltransferase has product MVTNFISDKAKIGQNVSIWHFTYVGDNVEIGDNVKIGSLVHIDYDVKIGENTKIEGSAYIPPLSRIGKNAFIGPAAVLTNDPYPMCDKMVGVTIEDGAIIGARAVIKAGVTVGKNSVVAMGAVVTRDVPENVVVMGSPATIRKTREEYDKKQKKWLEN; this is encoded by the coding sequence ATGGTTACAAATTTTATTTCAGATAAAGCAAAAATTGGTCAAAACGTATCAATTTGGCATTTTACCTATGTTGGAGATAACGTGGAGATTGGAGACAATGTCAAAATTGGTTCCCTTGTTCATATTGATTACGATGTAAAGATTGGAGAGAACACAAAAATTGAAGGTTCAGCATATATTCCTCCACTTTCAAGAATTGGAAAAAATGCTTTCATTGGTCCTGCTGCAGTATTAACAAATGATCCTTATCCAATGTGTGATAAAATGGTAGGAGTAACAATAGAAGATGGTGCAATAATTGGAGCACGGGCTGTGATAAAAGCAGGAGTCACTGTTGGAAAGAATAGTGTTGTTGCAATGGGAGCAGTTGTAACAAGAGATGTTCCTGAAAATGTCGTTGTGATGGGTTCCCCTGCAACAATTAGAAAGACCAGAGAAGAGTACGATAAAAAACAAAAAAAATGGTTAGAAAATTAA
- a CDS encoding ferredoxin family protein: protein MPIAENFPEGLKPLGKISDGEGHFHIMWGPGRSDAEAFSDADVKAAYEARGEEQVPLGVSGTMVAVDWDSCVADGACIEACPVQVFQWYRTEKDIPAKDVVGQTFDGTGSSVKDERKDMTDKADPIREHDCIWCMACVSVCPPQAIKVDQSNVEKHENAAKTL, encoded by the coding sequence ATGCCAATAGCAGAAAATTTCCCTGAAGGACTAAAACCATTAGGAAAAATTTCAGACGGTGAAGGACACTTTCACATTATGTGGGGTCCTGGAAGATCAGACGCTGAAGCATTTTCAGATGCTGATGTCAAAGCAGCATATGAAGCAAGAGGCGAAGAACAAGTTCCTCTTGGTGTAAGTGGAACAATGGTAGCAGTTGATTGGGACTCTTGTGTTGCAGATGGTGCATGTATTGAAGCATGTCCTGTACAAGTTTTCCAATGGTATAGAACTGAAAAAGATATCCCCGCAAAAGATGTCGTTGGTCAAACTTTTGATGGAACTGGCAGTTCTGTCAAAGATGAAAGAAAAGATATGACTGACAAGGCAGACCCAATTAGAGAGCATGATTGTATCTGGTGTATGGCATGTGTTTCTGTTTGTCCTCCACAAGCAATCAAAGTAGATCAATCAAATGTTGAAAAACATGAAAATGCTGCAAAAACTCTATAG
- a CDS encoding replication factor C small subunit, whose protein sequence is MAATGMWVEKYRPMKLSEVVNQTEIIGSLEALIKDPTDMPHLLFSGSAGVGKTTTALCISRQILGDYAKDYTLELNASDERGIGMVREKVKKFSRYAGMADVPFKIIILDEADEMTSDAQTALRRIIEDTAKICRFILIANNISKIIDPIQSRCATFKFTSVPEEDVIKRLEEIAKKEKVKADKKGLKAIYDYSEGDLRHAINLMQATASLGSISEENVKSSAGLTKTTDVDEVLKIALSGKILEAREKMIELIKVYGMSESDFLKYLNSAVFKSKHEKLSDILEVIAKYDYRILVGSNSEIQLSAMLAELAKIEN, encoded by the coding sequence ATGGCTGCAACTGGAATGTGGGTAGAAAAATATCGACCAATGAAACTTTCTGAAGTAGTCAATCAAACAGAGATAATTGGTAGTCTTGAAGCTTTGATCAAAGATCCAACAGATATGCCTCACCTATTATTCTCGGGTTCAGCAGGGGTTGGCAAAACAACTACTGCATTATGCATTTCAAGACAGATTTTAGGAGATTACGCTAAAGATTACACCTTAGAATTGAATGCATCTGACGAGAGAGGAATCGGAATGGTTAGAGAAAAAGTAAAAAAGTTTTCAAGATATGCAGGTATGGCAGATGTTCCATTCAAAATTATCATTTTAGATGAAGCAGATGAAATGACTTCTGATGCGCAAACGGCGCTTAGAAGAATTATAGAAGACACTGCAAAAATTTGCCGATTTATCTTAATTGCAAACAACATCTCAAAAATTATTGATCCTATTCAAAGTAGATGTGCAACTTTCAAATTTACATCAGTTCCAGAAGAAGATGTCATAAAAAGACTTGAAGAAATCGCTAAAAAAGAGAAAGTAAAGGCGGACAAAAAGGGGTTAAAAGCAATTTATGATTATTCTGAAGGAGATTTAAGACATGCAATTAATCTCATGCAAGCTACTGCCAGTTTGGGTTCAATTTCTGAAGAAAATGTAAAGTCGTCAGCAGGATTAACAAAAACAACAGATGTTGATGAAGTTCTAAAAATTGCATTATCTGGAAAGATTTTAGAGGCAAGAGAAAAGATGATTGAATTAATCAAAGTTTATGGAATGTCAGAATCAGACTTTTTGAAATATTTGAATTCTGCAGTATTCAAGTCAAAACATGAAAAATTATCAGATATTTTAGAGGTAATTGCAAAATACGATTACAGAATTTTAGTTGGGTCTAATTCAGAAATTCAATTATCTGCAATGCTAGCAGAACTTGCAAAAATAGAAAATTAA
- a CDS encoding minichromosome maintenance protein MCM gives MSSAQTSTFTDSALSDKVKEFLTRFKDGTGEYKYVQAIDEMMPKNSKFIIVDYNDLIIEPEIISIFSENPDRIFDAFSRAIKEALQTRFPDYAEKIKDEVRVRLINYPSERSLRQINAETIGSITSVSGMVVRASEVKPLAKELIFVCPDEHQTKVIQIKGMDVKVPVVCDNPNCKHREFDLKPEASKFIDFQILRLQELPEDLPPGQLPHYIDVTIRQDLVDNARPGDRIVLTGVVRVEQESVTGVTRGHSGLYRLRIEGNNIEFLGGRGSKTSRKIEREEISPEEEKMIRALAASPDVYQRLIDSFAPHIQGQSLIKEAILLLIVGSNQRSLGDGSKIRGDINVFLVGDPGTAKSEMLKFCSRIAPRGLYTSGRGSTAAGLTAAVVRDKTGIMMLEAGAVVLGDQGLVSIDEFDKMKPEDRSALHEVMEQQSASIAKGGIVATLNARTSILAAANPMYGKYDPFKNITENVNLPIPLLTRFDLIFVVRDIPTKERDEKIARHIIELHTPQGTDKKSVVDVDLLTKYLSYAKRGAPDLTKEAEQKILDYYLQMRNVESEEMITVTPRQLEGIIRLSTARARLLMKDKVEEEDAERAIFLIQSMLQDAGVDVNTGKVDLGVLQGKPRSEVSKMQLFMDVLKGLEGDNKIPVEEKAFVRELEKSEKFTEEEARNYIRRMLREASIYESKPGHYNRV, from the coding sequence ATGAGTAGTGCTCAAACTAGTACCTTTACTGATTCTGCATTATCTGATAAAGTAAAAGAATTTTTGACTAGATTCAAAGATGGTACTGGTGAGTACAAGTATGTACAGGCAATCGATGAAATGATGCCTAAGAATTCTAAATTCATTATTGTTGATTACAATGATTTGATTATTGAACCAGAAATCATATCAATTTTTTCAGAAAATCCTGATAGAATATTTGATGCGTTTTCTAGGGCAATCAAAGAAGCATTGCAAACAAGATTTCCTGATTATGCTGAAAAAATTAAAGATGAAGTTCGTGTTAGATTAATCAATTATCCTTCTGAGCGAAGTCTCAGACAAATCAATGCTGAAACTATTGGTTCTATTACTAGTGTCTCAGGAATGGTAGTTAGAGCTTCTGAAGTAAAACCCCTTGCAAAAGAATTGATCTTTGTTTGTCCTGATGAACATCAAACTAAAGTTATTCAGATCAAGGGAATGGATGTTAAAGTTCCAGTTGTATGTGATAATCCAAATTGTAAACATCGGGAATTTGATCTAAAACCTGAAGCAAGCAAATTCATTGACTTTCAAATTTTAAGATTACAAGAACTTCCTGAAGATCTTCCTCCCGGACAACTTCCTCACTATATTGATGTCACAATTAGGCAGGATCTGGTAGATAATGCCAGGCCTGGAGATAGAATTGTCCTTACTGGAGTAGTTCGTGTCGAACAGGAATCTGTAACTGGAGTTACACGTGGTCATAGTGGATTGTATAGATTGAGAATTGAGGGAAATAATATTGAATTTTTGGGCGGACGTGGATCTAAAACATCAAGAAAAATTGAAAGAGAAGAAATTTCTCCTGAAGAAGAAAAAATGATCAGAGCCCTAGCTGCTAGCCCGGATGTTTATCAAAGACTAATTGATTCATTTGCTCCTCATATTCAAGGGCAATCATTAATCAAAGAAGCAATTCTGTTACTAATTGTCGGTTCTAATCAAAGATCGTTAGGTGATGGCAGTAAAATTAGAGGAGACATTAACGTATTTCTTGTTGGTGATCCTGGTACTGCAAAAAGTGAAATGCTAAAGTTTTGTTCTAGAATTGCTCCTCGTGGTTTGTATACTTCTGGTAGAGGTTCTACTGCTGCAGGACTTACTGCTGCTGTTGTAAGGGATAAGACAGGAATTATGATGTTAGAAGCTGGTGCAGTTGTACTTGGTGATCAAGGTCTCGTAAGTATAGACGAATTTGATAAAATGAAACCTGAAGATAGAAGTGCATTACACGAAGTTATGGAACAACAATCAGCAAGTATTGCAAAAGGTGGTATTGTTGCAACACTAAATGCAAGAACATCTATCTTAGCCGCAGCAAACCCAATGTATGGAAAATATGATCCATTCAAAAACATTACAGAAAATGTCAATTTACCAATTCCTCTTTTAACAAGATTTGACTTGATTTTTGTTGTTAGAGATATCCCAACCAAAGAAAGAGATGAGAAGATTGCAAGACACATTATAGAATTGCATACTCCTCAAGGAACTGACAAAAAATCTGTCGTTGATGTTGATTTACTTACAAAATATCTTTCATACGCAAAACGTGGAGCCCCTGATCTAACAAAGGAGGCAGAACAAAAAATTCTTGATTATTACCTACAAATGAGAAATGTCGAATCTGAAGAAATGATTACAGTTACTCCTAGACAACTTGAGGGTATTATCCGACTCTCTACTGCTAGAGCCAGATTACTCATGAAAGACAAGGTTGAAGAAGAAGATGCTGAGCGTGCAATATTCCTAATTCAAAGCATGCTTCAAGATGCTGGTGTTGATGTCAATACTGGAAAGGTTGATCTTGGTGTACTTCAAGGAAAGCCAAGAAGTGAGGTATCAAAGATGCAACTATTCATGGATGTACTTAAGGGGTTGGAAGGTGACAACAAGATTCCTGTTGAAGAAAAAGCATTTGTTAGAGAACTTGAAAAAAGCGAAAAATTCACAGAAGAAGAAGCAAGAAACTACATTAGAAGAATGCTTAGAGAAGCATCTATTTATGAATCAAAACCCGGTCATTATAACCGAGTATGA
- a CDS encoding DNA replication complex GINS family protein — protein sequence MEIDKIEKVHSIGYRLKDAKVTINQDYKFNVAGLKTEGKQGEVNNMPQWVGKILADNNLGILDSPDMITELKQALSKEKMVGEYQISTLDPHFYIKLKQSMKELNRDDFDKVESMMLELFRMRRGKLVKLADSIKLNSDLYNKLTVEEVIFYKTIYENSVEFENQIKGEKDE from the coding sequence ATGGAAATAGACAAAATAGAAAAAGTACACTCGATTGGATACCGCCTAAAGGATGCTAAAGTGACCATAAATCAAGACTACAAATTCAATGTTGCAGGCCTAAAAACTGAAGGAAAACAAGGCGAGGTAAATAATATGCCTCAATGGGTAGGCAAAATCCTTGCTGACAATAATTTAGGAATTCTTGATTCTCCTGATATGATTACTGAACTTAAACAAGCATTATCAAAAGAAAAAATGGTTGGGGAATACCAAATCTCTACACTTGATCCTCACTTTTACATTAAACTAAAACAATCCATGAAAGAACTGAATCGAGATGATTTTGATAAAGTTGAAAGTATGATGTTAGAATTGTTTAGGATGAGACGAGGAAAACTAGTAAAATTAGCTGATTCTATAAAACTAAATTCAGATTTGTACAACAAACTAACTGTTGAAGAAGTAATTTTTTATAAAACTATCTATGAAAATAGTGTAGAATTTGAAAATCAAATAAAAGGTGAAAAAGATGAGTAG
- a CDS encoding Trm112 family protein: protein MNKTMMDILACPIDKNHPLELFEIKEKDNLVSEGVLFCTKCSRFYPIIEEIPIMLPDELRDKKQEIEFLENFKDKLPEKIITKANPWHL from the coding sequence ATGAACAAAACTATGATGGACATACTAGCATGTCCAATTGATAAAAACCATCCTTTAGAATTGTTCGAGATTAAAGAAAAAGACAATCTAGTATCAGAAGGAGTTTTGTTTTGTACTAAATGTTCAAGATTTTACCCAATAATTGAAGAAATTCCAATTATGCTTCCTGATGAACTGCGAGATAAAAAACAAGAGATTGAATTTTTAGAGAATTTCAAAGATAAATTGCCTGAAAAAATTATTACAAAGGCAAACCCATGGCATTTGTAG
- a CDS encoding Gfo/Idh/MocA family protein, which produces MRIVQIGTGGWGKNHARVLSELGVLTAICDNDSERSKEYGEKYLVNHYESVENMISSEEFDGAFVVTPTSTHASIAKKLLEAKKHVFVEKPLTYKTQEGEELAKLAEKNKVILTCGYIERFNPAVEVVKKIVKEKKYGDLIMLEFHRENRMPLHIKDVGIIYDTSVHDIDTANWLFDEMPNVVFARSGQIKHEHEDFATIMLGYKDNKVAIITSNWITPKRIRKFYAICNDARISSDFITQEIKIEKQEEIENIENEKQEPLLIEIQSFLDAIKGKDEHIVKAQQAVNVTKIAEAALLSSQKGVPIYLDLK; this is translated from the coding sequence ATGAGAATAGTACAAATTGGCACAGGAGGTTGGGGAAAGAACCATGCTAGAGTTTTATCAGAATTAGGAGTACTCACTGCAATTTGTGATAATGATTCAGAGCGCAGTAAAGAATATGGAGAAAAATATTTAGTTAATCATTATGAATCAGTTGAAAATATGATTTCATCTGAAGAGTTTGACGGAGCATTTGTTGTTACGCCAACATCAACTCATGCAAGTATAGCAAAAAAATTACTTGAGGCAAAAAAACATGTATTTGTTGAAAAACCTCTCACATACAAAACTCAAGAAGGGGAAGAACTTGCAAAATTAGCAGAAAAAAACAAGGTAATTCTAACTTGTGGATATATTGAGAGATTCAATCCTGCAGTAGAAGTTGTAAAAAAAATTGTTAAAGAAAAAAAATATGGCGACTTGATTATGCTTGAATTTCATCGAGAAAATAGAATGCCATTACATATCAAAGATGTAGGAATAATTTACGATACATCAGTACACGATATTGATACTGCAAATTGGTTATTTGATGAAATGCCAAATGTTGTATTTGCAAGATCAGGACAAATCAAGCACGAGCATGAAGATTTTGCAACAATCATGTTAGGATACAAAGATAACAAAGTTGCAATCATTACATCAAATTGGATTACACCTAAAAGAATTAGAAAATTTTATGCAATTTGTAATGATGCAAGAATTTCATCAGACTTTATCACACAAGAGATCAAAATAGAAAAACAAGAAGAGATTGAAAACATAGAAAATGAAAAACAAGAACCTTTGTTAATAGAAATTCAAAGTTTTCTTGATGCTATTAAAGGTAAAGATGAACATATTGTTAAAGCACAACAAGCAGTAAATGTTACAAAGATTGCCGAAGCTGCACTTTTATCTAGTCAGAAAGGAGTTCCAATATACTTAGATCTGAAATGA
- a CDS encoding DEAD/DEAH box helicase: MKIEKLELPESAIKFLKSQGFEKLYPPQADSVKSGLLDGKSILVSAPTASGKTLIAMLAMMSYLSKNKGKVIYLSPLRALAAEKFSEFKKLEKVGLGNKIKVGISTGDFENIEKNLEKNNVLILTNEKMDSIIRHGAEWIDEIGLVIADEVHLIGDESRGPTLEMILTQLKLLETKPQIVGLSATITNSDELADWLECTLVENTWRPVPLSEGVCDAGEVTMADGTTFEVERSIRGTPIDLGVQSVKDGGQSLVFAETRTRSKSLATKAADVISQILEKKEMSQLEKTSKKILSENEHTELVKTLALLVKKGVAFHHAGLNQKCRETIETEFRNGTIKLLSSTPTLAAGVNLPARRVVISNVNRYNAKVGANRPISILEYKQLCGRAGRPQYDDYGESIIVGNGNTDDLIDYYINGEPEPIESKITDDKSLRTHILSVIVTHPGIKKEEILEFFLKTLGGMQSRKPTIKFAIDISLRFLSSQYLIVKKGERYAATEFGKKTSMLYIDPLTATYFRDALENVSEERKHTFGFLHLISNCEEFFPKFSLRQKDYETASLMIENNSSELLEPISEYDCSRSLLALQFWITESTELSLSDRLGIESGDMHRMTETGDWLCYCLREIAKHVERADLLEELGDLRRRISYGIREELLDLVKVKGIGRIRARILFKHGIKNLDDLAKIPVNKLAEIDKIGSTIADNIKTELRRVRY; this comes from the coding sequence ATGAAAATAGAAAAATTAGAACTTCCAGAATCTGCAATTAAATTTTTAAAATCACAAGGTTTTGAAAAATTATATCCTCCACAAGCTGACAGTGTAAAATCTGGATTACTTGATGGCAAAAGTATACTTGTTTCTGCTCCTACTGCAAGTGGAAAAACTCTGATTGCAATGCTTGCAATGATGAGTTATCTTTCAAAAAATAAAGGCAAAGTAATCTATCTTAGTCCTTTGAGAGCTTTGGCTGCTGAAAAATTTTCAGAGTTTAAAAAATTAGAAAAAGTTGGATTGGGAAATAAAATCAAAGTTGGAATCTCTACTGGTGATTTTGAAAATATTGAAAAAAATCTGGAAAAAAATAACGTGTTGATTTTAACAAATGAAAAAATGGATTCAATAATCCGACATGGTGCTGAATGGATTGATGAAATTGGTTTAGTGATTGCAGATGAAGTTCATCTAATTGGTGATGAAAGTAGAGGTCCAACATTAGAGATGATATTAACTCAACTAAAACTCTTAGAAACAAAACCACAAATTGTTGGTCTTAGTGCAACCATTACAAATTCTGATGAACTTGCAGATTGGCTTGAATGTACTCTAGTTGAAAATACTTGGAGACCTGTTCCCCTTTCTGAAGGTGTTTGTGATGCCGGAGAAGTAACCATGGCTGATGGTACAACATTTGAAGTTGAGCGTAGTATACGTGGAACACCCATTGATTTAGGCGTACAATCAGTCAAAGATGGTGGTCAGTCATTAGTTTTTGCTGAAACTAGAACTCGTTCAAAATCCCTTGCAACAAAAGCTGCTGATGTAATATCTCAAATTTTAGAAAAAAAAGAAATGTCTCAATTAGAGAAAACTTCAAAAAAAATTCTTTCTGAAAACGAACATACAGAATTAGTAAAAACATTGGCTCTTTTAGTAAAAAAAGGAGTTGCGTTTCACCATGCTGGACTAAATCAAAAATGTAGAGAAACAATAGAGACAGAATTTAGAAATGGCACTATCAAATTATTATCCTCAACTCCTACTTTAGCTGCAGGTGTTAACTTGCCTGCAAGAAGAGTTGTAATTTCTAACGTTAATAGATACAATGCAAAAGTTGGTGCAAATAGACCGATTAGCATTCTTGAATACAAACAACTTTGTGGCCGAGCAGGAAGGCCTCAATATGATGATTATGGAGAATCAATCATTGTTGGAAATGGTAATACTGATGATCTAATTGATTATTACATTAATGGTGAACCTGAACCTATTGAATCAAAAATTACTGATGATAAATCCTTGAGAACTCATATACTCAGTGTTATTGTAACTCATCCTGGAATAAAAAAAGAAGAAATTTTAGAATTCTTTTTAAAAACACTTGGTGGTATGCAATCACGTAAACCCACTATAAAATTTGCAATTGATATTTCATTACGTTTTCTTTCTAGTCAATATCTGATTGTGAAAAAAGGTGAACGATACGCTGCGACTGAATTTGGTAAAAAAACATCAATGCTTTACATTGATCCACTTACTGCCACTTATTTTAGAGATGCACTTGAAAATGTATCTGAAGAAAGAAAACACACGTTTGGATTCTTGCATCTGATTTCAAATTGTGAGGAATTTTTTCCAAAATTTTCGCTTAGACAAAAAGACTATGAAACGGCAAGTCTTATGATAGAAAATAATTCTTCAGAACTCTTAGAGCCTATTTCTGAATATGATTGTTCTAGAAGTCTATTGGCTCTTCAGTTTTGGATTACAGAATCCACCGAACTTAGTCTCTCAGATAGGCTTGGAATAGAATCTGGAGACATGCACAGGATGACTGAGACTGGAGATTGGCTTTGTTACTGCCTAAGGGAGATTGCAAAGCATGTTGAACGAGCAGATTTGCTTGAAGAATTAGGCGATTTACGTAGAAGAATATCTTATGGAATTAGAGAAGAATTGCTTGATCTAGTTAAGGTAAAAGGAATTGGTAGAATTCGAGCAAGAATTCTATTCAAACATGGAATCAAAAATCTTGATGATTTGGCAAAGATTCCTGTGAATAAATTAGCAGAAATAGATAAAATTGGTTCAACCATTGCGGATAACATCAAGACAGAGTTACGAAGGGTTAGATATTGA